A genomic stretch from Octopus sinensis linkage group LG14, ASM634580v1, whole genome shotgun sequence includes:
- the LOC115218901 gene encoding zinc finger protein 271: MERSASVPFHYDMYGMPFHPAHTLHAPRMTHIADKSIHNTISSAGKHFPHSSDHGLDTQRMIPMQDKGNHSNISGKHLHHRHSSSSSSSHSHSSQRMSHAIEKSMHHSSSSGKQFPHDHTLDSQRMLHGIEKSSQNSSSSSGKHYSHEHNMQSSQRISHEKTTHSSSISGKQFLPSSCQEVPRMSHVPEKNIHNSISSKQISSHRHNLEKERIASPVDKPDNNSNSDLSGSQFSHESTIESQRLPLPYIGQTVFPGNNMYSSQYSQPCYLPTTDRMQSSLEGGQSSKESSSQKSSTSSIDKSFHGDVSQKQYGPNKLSQSSIKQHQHQPHQQQPQQPPQQQQQQQQQQQQQQQQQHPPPLKQLFCDYCGKKFAQEYLMHMHRRKHTGEKPFQCDICNKQFSRKDVMQRHKKNHTDKIDQPMKSNENHYQSMPVNVQRNEIQNHGKFQHQNISPSYQRPPTNTQKYPSQSQQPISQPQYQMQKNMGSNYQGMPPDIPRFEELHNVSMKKSYYCDICQKQFAQRYYLAIHKRSHTGEKPFQCDFCIQKFARKDTLKIHRRTHTGETPYQCNVCLEKFSQRIKLQIHQKQHISKKRYQCDICLRHFAQRYYLRIHRRTHTGEQPNQCEVCLKQFVQKYHLEIHKRIHTGEKLFQCDVCLKQFTQKYYLAIHKRTHTGEKPFQCDFCIQKFARKTTLQIHRRTHTGEKPFKCEVCLKQFSQSSKLRVHQRTHGPKRRYQCDVCMKLFAQRHYLQIHQRSHTGEKPFQCEICFKQFAQRNTLQIHKRTHTGEKPFQCEVCLKNFAHKHYLQLHKRTHTGEKPFQCDFCFKQFAQRNSLQMHRRTHTGEKPFQCEVCLKAFAQRHYLRLHKRTHTGEKAFHCDLCPKHFARSDTLHRHKKTHNKTASKPPKTSSNSINKTVEEFPPMSTYLWQL; encoded by the coding sequence ATGGAACGGTCAGCCAGCGTACCGTTCCATTACGACATGTACGGGATGCCCTTTCACCCGGCGCATACCCTACATGCTCCGAGGATGACTCACATTGCCGACAAGTCCATTCATAACACAATCTCTTCAGCCGGGAAGCACTTTCCTCACAGCAGTGACCATGGCCTCGACACTCAGCGCATGATTCCTATGCAGGATAAAGGCAATCACAGCAATATTTCTGGCAAACACCTCCACCATCGAcactcctcatcgtcgtcgtcatcacattCCCACAGTTCTCAGAGAATGTCCCATGCAATAGAAAAATCTATGCACCATTCAAGCAGCTCAGGCAAGCAGTTCCCACATGACCACACTCTCGATTCACAAAGAATGCTACATGGTATTGAAAAGTCCAGCcaaaatagcagcagcagctctGGCAAGCATTATTCCCATGAACATAACATGCAGTCAAGCCAAAGAATCTCACATGAGAAAACAACCCATTCTTCATCAATTTCTGGGAAACAATTTCTGCCAAGTAGCTGCCAAGAAGTTCCAAGGATGTCGCATGTTCCAGAGAAAAACATTCACAACAGCATCTCCAGTAAACAGATCTCTTCCCACAGACATAACTTGGAGAAGGAGAGAATAGCCTCACCAGTTGACAAAccagacaacaacagcaacagcgacCTGTCTGGGAGCCAGTTCTCTCATGAGTCGACTATCGAGAGCCAGAGGCTGCCACTGCCCTATATTGGTCAGACAGTGTTTCCTGGTAACAATATGTACAGCAGCCAGTATTCTCAGCCATGTTACTTACCGACCACTGACAGAATGCAGTCAAGCTTGGAGGGCGGACAATCATCCAAGGAGAGTTCTTCTCAAAAGAGCTCCACTTCTAGTATTGATAAATCATTCCATGGTGATGTGTCTCAAAAACAATACGGCCCGAACAAACTCTCGCAGAGCTCcataaaacaacatcaacatcagccacatcaacaacagccacagcaaccaccacaacaacagcaacaacaacaacaacaacagcagcaacaacaacaacaacaacatcctccACCCCTCAAACAGCTCTTCTGCGATTACTGCGGCAAGAAGTTTGCTCAGGAATATTTGATGCACATGCACCGAAGGaaacatacaggagagaaaccgttccAGTGCGACATCTGCAACAAACAGTTCTCTCGCAAAGACGTGATGCAGCGACATAAAAAGAATCACACGGATAAAATCGATCAACCAATGAAAAGCAATGAAAACCATTACCAGTCGATGCCAGTCAATGTTCAAAGAAATGAAATTCAGAATCATGGAAAATTCCAACATCAGAATATTTCTCCAAGTTACCAAAGACCACCAACTAATACACAGAAATATCCATCGCAATCTCAGCAGCCCATCTCACAACCTCAGTATCAGATGCAAAAAAACATGGGCAGCAATTATCAAGGAATGCCACCAGATATTCCCAGGTTTGAAGAACTACATAACGTTTCTATGAAAAAATCTTATTACTGTGACATATGTCAGAAACAGTTTGCTCAGCGCTATTATTTGGCCATTCATAAACGGTCTCACACTGGCGAGAAACCATTCCAGTGTGATTTTTGTATTCAGAAATTTGCCCGCAAAGATACATTAAAGATCCACCGTAGAACACACACAGGCGAGACACCTTATCAATGCAATGTTTGTCTTGAAAAATTCTCTCAAAGAATTAAGTTGCAAATTCATCAGAAACAGCACATTAGTAAGAAACGGTACCAATGTGATATTTGTCTGAGACATTTCGCACAGCGTTACTACCTGCGAATACATCGCAGGACTCATACCGGGGAACAGCCTAATCAGTGTGAAGTCTGTCTAAAACAATTTGTACAGAAATACCACCTGGAGATCCACAAGCGGATCCATACTGGGGAGAAACTGTTCCAATGTGATGTCTGTCTGAAACAGTTCACTCAAAAATACTACCTGGCCATTCATAAGCGAACccacacgggagagaaaccattccAGTGTGACTTTTGCATCCAGAAATTTGCTCGCAAAACGACCCTTCAAATTCACCGGAGAACCCATACAGGGGAAAAGCCCTTTAAATGTGAAGTTTGCCTCAAGCAATTTTCCCAAAGTAGCAAACTAAGAGTTCATCAAAGGACCCACGGACCGAAACGACGCTACCAATGTGATGTTTGTATGAAACTGTTTGCGCAGCGACATTATCTTCAGATCCACCAGAGATCCCACACCGGCGAGAAACCGTTCCAGTGTGAGATTTGCTTCAAACAGTTTGCTCAGAGAAACACATTACAGATACACAAGCGAAcgcacacaggagagaaaccattccaGTGTGAAGTCTGCCTCAAGAACTTTGCCCACAAACACTACCTGCAATTGCATAAACGGACCCACACCGGGGAAAAGCCGTTCCAGTGTGACTTCTGCTTCAAGCAATTCGCACAGAGGAATTCTTTGCAGATGCATCGCAGAACGCATACGGGTGAGAAACCCTTTCAGTGTGAAGTGTGTTTGAAGGCATTCGCTCAGAGACACTACCTACGACTGCACAAACGAACCCATACAGGGGAGAAGGCCTTCCACTGTGACTTGTGCCCTAAACACTTTGCTAGGAGCGACACACTACATCGCCACAAGAAGACCCACAACAAGACTGCCAGTAAACCTCCAAAGACTTCTTCGAATTCCATCAACAAAACGGTTGAAGAATTTCCTCCTATGAGTACTTATTTGTGGCAACTGTGA